In Oleiharenicola lentus, the following are encoded in one genomic region:
- the fliD gene encoding flagellar filament capping protein FliD has translation MAGLQLSGLASGLDWKTLVDQLMEIERAPISRMEREQLTNTQRSNALRDLGTKLSSLQSAAGTLKDQTLFSGRTATSATTASTWKLSPSAGATAGTYAISVSQLATRARRDGAADITQGIATTSDVSGVTLATMRTAGTVTAGAFTVNGAKVTVATTDSLQSVFDAISTATGGDVTATYDAVTDRITLDSASDAEIVLGASNDTSNFLQVLKLANNTTGTVTSYGSLGSTRTGNTLANAGLKTAVTAVDGTGAGSFVINGVTIDYNVNNDSLSTLMKRINASGAGVTASYDAVNDRVSLANNATGDLGISISESAGGLLGALGLTSGHTSVRGENAEFSVDGGPTLISTSNTLDATAHGITGLSVTVDSETAQTITVAADTEKMRGKIDEFLTAYNAVITFIDEKTKVTSGKDSVSAAVLASNRDVQNWSRELRTLAFGAISGLTGTIDRLDDLGIDLNREGIMAVKDSEKLDAALANSSSDVEEFFTAATTGFAAKFDTRLEALIESGEGVQDRLGDSNSDLDRQIADLERRLVQQREVLTSSFIAMETAQSQIQQQSAALARAFGASSTSA, from the coding sequence ATGGCCGGCTTACAACTCTCAGGACTCGCCTCCGGTCTCGACTGGAAAACGCTCGTTGACCAGTTGATGGAGATCGAGCGCGCACCCATCAGCCGCATGGAGCGGGAGCAGCTCACCAACACGCAGCGGTCAAACGCTTTGCGCGACCTCGGCACGAAGCTGTCCTCGCTGCAGTCTGCTGCCGGCACCCTGAAGGACCAGACGCTTTTCTCCGGCCGCACTGCCACTTCTGCCACCACGGCCTCGACTTGGAAGCTCTCGCCCTCGGCCGGGGCCACCGCCGGCACCTACGCGATTTCGGTTTCCCAACTGGCCACCCGCGCCCGGCGCGACGGCGCGGCCGACATCACCCAGGGCATCGCGACGACCAGCGACGTTTCCGGGGTCACTCTCGCCACCATGCGCACGGCCGGGACCGTTACGGCGGGCGCCTTCACCGTGAACGGCGCGAAGGTCACGGTGGCGACCACCGATTCCCTCCAGAGTGTTTTCGACGCAATCAGCACCGCCACGGGCGGTGACGTGACCGCCACCTACGATGCGGTGACCGACCGGATCACCCTCGACAGTGCCTCCGATGCCGAGATCGTCCTCGGCGCCTCGAACGACACCAGCAACTTTCTCCAGGTCCTCAAGCTGGCCAACAACACCACCGGCACGGTGACCAGCTACGGCAGCCTGGGCTCGACCCGCACGGGCAACACCCTCGCGAACGCCGGCCTCAAGACCGCCGTCACCGCCGTGGACGGCACCGGCGCGGGCAGCTTCGTCATCAACGGCGTCACGATCGACTACAACGTCAACAACGACAGTCTCAGCACGTTGATGAAGCGCATCAACGCCTCCGGTGCGGGCGTCACCGCCAGCTACGATGCGGTGAACGACCGCGTTTCCCTCGCCAACAACGCCACGGGCGATCTCGGCATCTCGATCAGCGAGTCCGCCGGCGGCCTTCTGGGCGCCCTGGGGCTTACCAGCGGCCACACCTCGGTGCGGGGCGAGAACGCCGAGTTCTCCGTGGACGGCGGCCCTACGCTCATCAGCACCAGCAACACGCTCGACGCCACGGCCCACGGCATCACCGGGCTCTCCGTCACGGTGGACTCCGAGACCGCGCAGACCATCACCGTCGCGGCCGACACCGAGAAGATGCGGGGCAAGATCGACGAGTTCCTCACCGCCTACAACGCCGTCATCACCTTCATCGACGAGAAGACCAAGGTCACCTCCGGCAAGGACAGCGTCTCCGCCGCCGTGCTCGCCAGCAACCGCGACGTGCAGAACTGGAGCCGCGAGCTGCGCACGCTCGCCTTCGGGGCGATCAGCGGGCTCACGGGCACGATCGACCGCCTTGATGACCTAGGCATCGATCTGAACCGCGAGGGCATCATGGCGGTCAAGGATTCGGAGAAGCTCGACGCGGCGCTGGCCAACAGCTCTTCCGACGTGGAGGAGTTTTTCACCGCCGCGACCACCGGTTTCGCGGCCAAGTTCGACACGCGGCTCGAGGCGCTCATCGAATCCGGGGAAGGCGTGCAAGACCGCCTGGGTGACTCCAACAGCGACCTTGACCGGCAGATCGCCGACCTTGAGCGCCGGCTGGTTCAGCAGCGCGAAGTGCTGACCTCCAGCTTTATCGCGATGGAAACCGCCCAGTCGCAGATCCAACAGCAGAGCGCGGCGCTGGCCCGGGCTTTCGGCGCGTCGTCCACCTCCGCCTGA
- a CDS encoding glycosyltransferase produces the protein MTPLELSLGLPEPTAFRKFGAHDDGWLDHYGAALAAAEYAGIALPERYTIRGIWTHGCLAPWEAVTPGLVLSNSPRIGEWPAFVTRQEEADYLSRHGIVARAIGSPILYAPEAPAVPRLSRSLLVMPTHTLNGARFPDRQPFRRYADEIKEAARDFSRVVVCLHPNCLRNGLWVDEFKALGFEIVVGANTLDRFALHRMKALLGRFETVTTNGWGSHVAYALAAGAKVSIHGTCPAIPPETFLRLDQAWRKDPESLRKVFSSEVEAQKQEFLRTFLVPPSQAVADPEKGGWLIGARHRLTPDEMKDVLERIILPAASATAAKPASPAAREDARGDLPVVLVRSHEFNYSETFVEDHVNHLSSNLTLLYGFPFPRFRRGGQSVLPAGTEQKIQAALAAKGTVTAELWAEYSAGLAAFLAQSGARSVLVETGLMGAFVHEACEQASLPFVVHFHGVDAFGRELLERWLPRYRKFFGSAASVLAVSRAMHAQLLQLGADPDRTHLAPYGVAVDLPALAEPAKAPPHFVAVGRFVEKKAPHLTLQAFAAVHRSVPEARLVMIGDGPLLPACRKWAEENGLVAAVTFAGVQSREEVSRRMASSRIFVQHSIVAANGDSEGLPLAVLEAGAHGLPVVATRHAGIPDAVRDGVDGFLVAEKDVGAMAEAMLRLARDAGLAARLGASFRERVVAEYSREVSLTRLRSVMQAAAAGRSAREFSTLAQDAAPVRKPREAIAEDRNNLNAYVEHAAELIDAGEFAGAYLAVAEAHRLCGGTEQTKTALEQLEAHGALSQPQVQTYRRRAGWLPQFKHPAPQRILVVTNLLPPQEMGGYGRTVWEFSRELTARGHTVRVLTADMPHLTRKPTAEHAEFEQQVRRTLKLVGDWKDGSVVVEPDAERRKAILRDNHQTILREIELFKPMAIMAGNLDLVGHFFIQPALDHGIPVLHRLGNAFPGYDPAQAPRGPLFCLAGCSEWVNRGLRAKNYPISRYAVVPPGSPLTEYFRAWSPQRERLRIAYAGLLMPYKGAHVLVTALAYLKRVGVDFECTLAGDTTRPEYLESLRAIAKQYGFLNQLHFPGFMGKRELAGLFARSNVLVFPSVFEEPFGKTQIEAMAAGLLVVSSGSGGASEIIENGKTGLLFKGGDARDLAEKLLSAHRNQRAAEQIALAGQARAFEFTTEASVDRLERIFDELLALAHGVETAPGVATADTAVASCASVA, from the coding sequence ATGACGCCTCTCGAATTATCCCTCGGCCTTCCCGAACCCACTGCGTTCCGCAAATTCGGCGCACATGACGACGGTTGGTTGGACCACTACGGTGCGGCTTTGGCAGCGGCCGAGTATGCGGGCATTGCGCTGCCCGAGCGTTATACGATTCGGGGGATTTGGACGCATGGATGTTTGGCACCCTGGGAGGCGGTCACGCCCGGGCTGGTTCTCTCCAACTCACCGCGTATCGGTGAATGGCCAGCGTTTGTCACAAGGCAGGAGGAGGCCGATTACCTGTCGCGGCACGGGATTGTGGCGCGTGCGATAGGATCGCCTATTCTCTATGCGCCCGAGGCACCCGCTGTTCCGCGCCTGTCGCGCAGTCTGCTCGTGATGCCCACGCACACGCTCAACGGTGCCCGCTTTCCCGATCGACAGCCGTTTCGCCGCTATGCGGACGAAATTAAGGAAGCCGCGCGCGACTTCTCGCGGGTCGTTGTGTGTCTCCACCCGAACTGCCTCCGCAACGGGCTTTGGGTCGACGAATTCAAGGCGCTCGGATTCGAAATCGTGGTCGGAGCGAACACACTCGACCGTTTCGCGCTGCATCGGATGAAGGCGCTGCTCGGTCGCTTTGAGACTGTGACGACGAACGGCTGGGGTAGCCACGTTGCCTACGCTTTGGCGGCGGGCGCGAAGGTTTCAATTCATGGCACTTGTCCTGCGATACCGCCAGAAACCTTCCTGCGCCTCGACCAAGCTTGGCGCAAGGATCCCGAATCACTGCGAAAAGTGTTTTCCTCGGAGGTGGAGGCGCAAAAACAGGAATTTCTTCGCACGTTCCTCGTGCCGCCCTCGCAGGCTGTCGCCGATCCGGAAAAAGGCGGATGGCTGATCGGCGCGCGGCATCGGCTCACGCCGGATGAAATGAAAGACGTGCTTGAGCGCATCATTCTTCCGGCGGCCAGCGCAACGGCCGCGAAGCCCGCGAGTCCGGCCGCGCGCGAGGATGCGCGGGGCGACCTGCCCGTGGTGCTGGTGCGCTCCCACGAATTCAATTACTCCGAGACCTTCGTCGAGGACCACGTCAACCATCTCAGCTCTAATCTGACGCTGCTCTACGGCTTTCCGTTCCCGCGCTTCCGGCGCGGCGGGCAGTCCGTGCTGCCGGCGGGCACGGAGCAGAAAATCCAGGCGGCGCTGGCGGCCAAGGGGACGGTCACCGCCGAACTGTGGGCCGAGTATTCGGCCGGACTGGCGGCGTTCCTGGCACAATCCGGCGCGCGCTCGGTGCTCGTGGAGACGGGGCTGATGGGCGCGTTTGTGCATGAGGCGTGCGAACAGGCCAGCCTGCCATTTGTGGTGCATTTCCACGGCGTCGATGCCTTCGGTCGCGAACTGCTCGAACGCTGGCTGCCGCGCTACCGGAAGTTCTTCGGCTCGGCCGCGAGCGTGCTCGCGGTGTCGCGCGCGATGCATGCGCAGCTGCTTCAGCTCGGAGCCGATCCGGACCGGACCCACCTCGCGCCCTACGGCGTGGCCGTTGATCTCCCGGCGCTGGCCGAGCCCGCCAAGGCGCCGCCGCATTTTGTCGCGGTCGGCCGGTTTGTGGAAAAGAAGGCGCCGCACCTCACGTTGCAGGCCTTTGCCGCCGTCCACCGATCCGTGCCCGAGGCGCGGTTGGTGATGATTGGCGACGGCCCGCTGCTGCCCGCCTGCCGGAAATGGGCGGAAGAAAACGGGCTCGTTGCCGCGGTGACTTTTGCCGGTGTGCAGTCGCGCGAGGAGGTCTCCCGCCGGATGGCGTCGAGCCGGATTTTTGTTCAGCACAGCATCGTCGCCGCCAACGGCGACAGCGAGGGACTGCCGCTGGCGGTCCTCGAGGCGGGTGCACACGGTCTGCCGGTCGTCGCTACGCGGCACGCGGGCATTCCCGACGCAGTCCGTGACGGCGTGGATGGCTTCCTGGTCGCGGAAAAGGATGTCGGGGCGATGGCGGAGGCCATGCTCCGGCTCGCCCGAGATGCCGGTCTCGCGGCGCGGCTTGGCGCCAGCTTCCGAGAGCGTGTGGTCGCGGAGTATTCGCGGGAGGTCTCGCTGACCCGGTTGCGGTCGGTCATGCAGGCCGCCGCCGCGGGCCGATCGGCGCGGGAGTTCAGCACCTTGGCGCAGGATGCGGCCCCGGTGCGCAAACCGCGCGAAGCCATCGCCGAGGATCGCAACAATCTGAACGCCTACGTCGAGCATGCCGCGGAATTGATCGATGCCGGCGAGTTCGCCGGTGCCTACCTGGCGGTCGCGGAGGCCCACCGGCTGTGTGGAGGCACTGAACAGACCAAGACGGCCCTCGAGCAGCTTGAGGCGCACGGGGCATTGAGCCAGCCGCAGGTCCAGACTTACCGTCGGCGCGCGGGCTGGTTGCCGCAGTTCAAGCATCCGGCACCGCAGCGCATCCTGGTGGTAACAAATCTGCTCCCGCCGCAGGAGATGGGCGGATACGGACGCACCGTCTGGGAATTTTCCCGCGAGCTGACCGCGCGCGGCCACACGGTGCGTGTGCTGACGGCGGACATGCCGCACCTCACGCGCAAGCCCACGGCCGAGCACGCGGAATTCGAGCAACAAGTCCGCCGCACGCTGAAACTCGTCGGTGACTGGAAAGACGGCTCTGTGGTCGTGGAGCCGGATGCCGAGCGCCGCAAAGCCATCCTGCGCGACAACCACCAGACGATCCTGCGTGAAATCGAGTTGTTCAAGCCGATGGCCATCATGGCGGGCAATCTCGATCTGGTGGGCCATTTCTTCATCCAGCCGGCGCTTGACCATGGCATTCCGGTGCTGCACCGCCTGGGCAACGCCTTTCCCGGTTACGATCCCGCGCAGGCGCCGCGGGGGCCGCTCTTCTGTCTGGCCGGCTGCAGCGAGTGGGTGAATCGCGGTCTTCGGGCGAAGAACTATCCGATCTCCCGCTATGCAGTGGTGCCCCCCGGTTCGCCGCTGACGGAGTATTTTCGTGCCTGGAGCCCGCAGCGTGAGCGACTTCGGATCGCCTATGCCGGTCTGCTCATGCCCTACAAGGGCGCGCATGTCCTGGTCACCGCGCTCGCTTATCTGAAGCGAGTGGGTGTGGACTTCGAGTGCACGCTGGCCGGTGACACCACGCGCCCCGAATACCTTGAGAGCCTGCGGGCCATCGCCAAGCAATACGGGTTTTTGAATCAGCTGCATTTTCCCGGTTTCATGGGCAAACGGGAGCTGGCCGGGCTGTTCGCGCGCAGCAACGTGCTGGTTTTCCCGAGTGTTTTTGAGGAACCGTTCGGCAAGACGCAGATCGAGGCGATGGCGGCCGGTCTGCTGGTCGTCTCCAGTGGCAGCGGGGGCGCGAGCGAGATCATCGAGAACGGGAAGACGGGACTCCTCTTCAAGGGCGGCGACGCGCGTGACCTGGCGGAGAAGCTGCTTTCCGCGCACCGCAACCAGCGCGCGGCCGAGCAGATTGCGCTGGCCGGACAGGCGCGGGCGTTTGAGTTCACCACGGAGGCATCGGTTGACCGGTTGGAGCGGATTTTCGACGAACTGCTTGCCCTTGCGCACGGGGTGGAAACCGCGCCTGGCGTCGCGACGGCCGACACGGCGGTCGCGTCATGCGCCTCGGTTGCCTGA
- a CDS encoding methyltransferase domain-containing protein: MLRRKEPTRFERDQNIRQSAFLSRQVPLTGRKVLEIGAHAGAFLVHLHQAHGAQAYYDELSEEARTVLAAQPGLQDLRAQPKGFTVDVIVLRHILEHIFDLDGFLGYVRRLLSPGGQVFIETPDWSHLDVRTDPLIFEHLNQFSTHNLVLLLRRTGWNCTGLEKSIEADDPATPNRVQRLIVEPTALPAPGDPAIAGSVGDFLGDYRRRLFGRLEALIAGWGPQRRIAFYPASHLSFSALLEADLRQANLIGLYDIDPKKHGRAVQGVTIHPAEALREHQPDVIVIFTMAYEREIRESFARMGLTAEIISATALVRTEAS; encoded by the coding sequence ATGCTCCGGCGCAAGGAGCCCACGCGGTTCGAGCGCGATCAGAACATCCGCCAATCGGCATTTCTCTCCCGACAGGTCCCGCTCACTGGCCGGAAAGTGCTGGAGATCGGGGCGCACGCCGGTGCCTTCCTCGTCCACCTGCACCAGGCGCATGGGGCCCAGGCTTATTACGACGAATTGAGCGAGGAAGCCCGCACGGTGCTCGCCGCCCAACCGGGCCTGCAGGACCTGCGGGCGCAGCCGAAGGGATTCACCGTGGATGTCATCGTGCTTCGCCACATCCTCGAGCACATCTTCGATCTCGACGGCTTTCTCGGCTACGTTCGCCGCCTGCTCTCCCCGGGCGGGCAGGTGTTCATTGAGACACCCGACTGGAGCCATCTCGATGTGCGCACCGACCCGCTGATCTTCGAGCACCTCAACCAGTTCTCGACGCACAATCTCGTGCTCCTCCTCCGTCGCACAGGCTGGAACTGCACCGGACTGGAAAAGAGCATCGAGGCTGACGATCCCGCCACACCCAACCGGGTGCAGCGCCTGATCGTCGAGCCGACCGCCCTGCCCGCCCCCGGCGATCCGGCCATCGCCGGCTCGGTGGGCGATTTTCTCGGTGACTACCGCCGACGCCTTTTCGGCCGGCTCGAGGCGCTGATCGCCGGCTGGGGCCCGCAAAGGCGCATCGCCTTTTACCCGGCCAGCCATCTCAGTTTTTCTGCGCTGCTCGAGGCTGATCTCCGGCAGGCGAACCTCATCGGTCTCTACGACATTGACCCCAAGAAACACGGCCGGGCCGTGCAGGGTGTGACAATCCACCCGGCCGAGGCGCTGCGCGAGCATCAGCCCGACGTGATTGTCATCTTCACCATGGCCTACGAGCGCGAGATCCGCGAATCCTTCGCCCGGATGGGGCTGACGGCCGAGATCATCTCGGCCACCGCGCTGGTGCGCACGGAAGCGTCCTAG
- a CDS encoding flagellin: MSVVINTNFAATVASNNLASSNAMLQRSMNRLSSGSKIVNPADDAGGLAVSMKLSAAAKRSGAAATNISNSVSFLQSQDGVLKVTGKVLERMGELLTLYSDPTKNSDDLANYDSEFIALQEELESLTDETFNSVALFGTSGLSVPVSEDGTSTVDIADKDLASTSGGVGNLIDSGVASLADITLTDITSALQAVATYRAENGAEQSRLGFAAEVLTVNKANLEAANSRIIDVDVASESTQLARWNVLVQSGTAMLAQANQSAQTALRLLQ; the protein is encoded by the coding sequence ATGTCAGTCGTCATCAACACCAACTTCGCCGCGACCGTCGCGTCGAACAACCTCGCCTCCTCGAACGCCATGCTGCAGCGCAGCATGAACCGCCTGTCGAGCGGCTCGAAAATCGTGAACCCCGCCGACGATGCCGGTGGCCTCGCCGTGTCCATGAAGCTGTCCGCCGCCGCCAAGCGTTCCGGCGCCGCCGCGACCAATATCAGCAACTCCGTGTCGTTCCTGCAGTCGCAGGACGGCGTGCTGAAGGTCACCGGCAAGGTGCTCGAGCGCATGGGCGAACTGCTCACGCTCTACAGCGACCCCACCAAGAACAGCGACGACCTCGCCAACTACGACTCCGAGTTCATCGCCCTCCAGGAGGAGCTCGAGTCCCTCACCGACGAGACTTTCAACAGCGTGGCCCTCTTCGGCACCAGCGGTCTCTCCGTCCCGGTTTCCGAGGACGGCACTTCGACCGTGGACATCGCGGACAAGGACCTCGCGTCCACCTCCGGTGGCGTGGGCAACCTGATCGACAGCGGCGTCGCCTCGCTGGCCGACATCACCCTCACCGACATCACTTCCGCCCTGCAGGCGGTCGCGACCTATCGCGCCGAGAACGGCGCCGAGCAGAGCCGCCTGGGCTTCGCCGCCGAGGTCCTCACGGTCAACAAGGCCAACCTCGAGGCCGCCAACTCCCGCATCATCGACGTCGATGTCGCCTCGGAGAGCACGCAGCTCGCCCGCTGGAACGTCCTCGTCCAGTCCGGCACGGCGATGCTCGCCCAGGCCAACCAGAGCGCGCAGACCGCGCTCCGCCTCCTCCAGTAA
- a CDS encoding sigma-54-dependent transcriptional regulator, giving the protein MPLEKVLIVEDEPVVRSLLQEIFTRRKFTVTLAESLAQAEAATLKESFDLVMLDIRLPDGDGHNFLERLATLPEHPLVVMVTGYGTIESAVACMRAGAFDYLVKPFRPSQIDILIKRGQSFRQLEQVNQLLSDDQEDALLVGKSPVMSRLRQLIERVAPTDATVLITGENGTGKEMVARELYRRSPRRQQPFIKVNCAAISENLIESEFFGHEKGAFTGATDRRAGRFELANQGTLLLDEVSEIPGSLQAKLLRVLQEREFERVGGTRTIKVNVRIIATSNRDMLAYIEKGSFRQDLYYRLNVFPVHVPPLRERPEDIMMLAQHFLARCSRRFGTKVTGFSSSAEAAMLAYRWPGNVRELQNTIERAVILTEPNRPVSSAALGLPSGQIGAGESLLTAAPFDFEQPEPVMAESAGATNGNADNGQVVVRPIAEMEKQAIKAALQQTGGNRTKAADLLGISIRTLRNKLQEYRAEGDPDLVGAGAEDE; this is encoded by the coding sequence ATGCCATTAGAGAAAGTCCTCATCGTGGAAGACGAGCCCGTGGTGCGCAGCCTCCTTCAGGAGATCTTCACCCGCCGTAAATTCACCGTTACCTTGGCCGAAAGTCTGGCCCAGGCCGAGGCGGCTACGTTGAAGGAATCGTTCGACCTCGTGATGCTTGATATCCGTCTGCCGGATGGTGATGGGCATAATTTTCTCGAACGCCTGGCCACGTTGCCTGAACACCCGCTGGTGGTGATGGTTACGGGTTATGGCACCATTGAGTCCGCCGTGGCCTGCATGCGCGCCGGCGCCTTCGACTATCTGGTGAAGCCGTTCCGGCCCTCGCAGATCGACATCCTCATCAAGCGCGGCCAGTCCTTCCGTCAGTTGGAGCAGGTCAACCAGCTTCTCAGTGATGATCAGGAGGATGCCCTGTTGGTCGGCAAAAGCCCCGTCATGTCGCGCCTGCGCCAGCTCATCGAGCGGGTGGCGCCGACCGACGCCACGGTGCTCATCACCGGCGAAAACGGCACCGGCAAGGAGATGGTCGCCCGCGAGCTCTACCGCCGCAGCCCCCGCCGGCAGCAGCCCTTCATCAAGGTCAATTGCGCCGCGATCTCCGAGAACCTGATCGAGAGCGAGTTTTTCGGTCACGAGAAAGGCGCCTTCACCGGCGCCACCGACCGCCGCGCGGGCCGCTTCGAGCTGGCCAACCAGGGCACCCTCCTCCTCGACGAGGTCAGCGAAATCCCCGGTTCGCTCCAGGCCAAGCTCCTGCGCGTGCTCCAGGAGCGCGAATTCGAGCGCGTGGGCGGCACCCGCACCATCAAGGTCAACGTGCGCATCATCGCGACGTCCAATCGCGACATGCTCGCCTACATCGAAAAGGGCTCGTTCCGGCAGGATCTCTATTACCGGCTCAACGTCTTTCCGGTCCATGTGCCGCCCCTGCGCGAACGCCCCGAGGACATCATGATGCTCGCGCAGCACTTCCTCGCGCGTTGCAGCCGCCGCTTCGGCACCAAGGTCACCGGCTTTTCCTCCTCGGCCGAGGCCGCCATGCTGGCCTACCGCTGGCCGGGCAACGTGCGCGAGCTCCAGAATACCATCGAGCGCGCCGTCATTCTCACCGAGCCCAACCGCCCGGTGTCGTCGGCGGCCCTGGGTCTGCCGTCGGGCCAGATTGGCGCCGGTGAATCGCTGCTGACGGCCGCCCCCTTTGATTTCGAGCAGCCTGAGCCTGTCATGGCGGAATCGGCCGGCGCGACCAATGGAAATGCTGACAATGGACAGGTCGTGGTCCGGCCCATCGCCGAAATGGAGAAGCAGGCCATCAAAGCAGCCCTCCAGCAGACCGGCGGCAACCGAACCAAGGCCGCCGACCTGCTGGGCATCAGCATCCGCACGCTGCGCAACAAATTGCAGGAGTATCGCGCCGAAGGTGATCCCGATCTCGTGGGCGCCGGCGCCGAGGATGAATAA
- the fliS gene encoding flagellar export chaperone FliS, whose protein sequence is MYAQNYARTYRANSILTASPGQLVLLLFDAALNSLAIARKACDESVTDPRKLEVVHSQLVKAQKIIAELQGTLNLEAGGEFARTMYRLYDYYDRRLLEANLKKESAPIAEVERLLGEVRNAWSEMLRQQEGTAPQAALHHVA, encoded by the coding sequence ATGTATGCCCAGAATTACGCGCGGACCTACCGCGCCAATTCGATTCTCACCGCGAGTCCCGGTCAGTTGGTGCTGCTGCTTTTCGATGCCGCGCTGAACTCCCTGGCCATCGCGCGTAAGGCTTGCGACGAGTCGGTCACCGACCCGCGCAAGCTGGAAGTGGTCCACTCCCAGCTGGTGAAGGCCCAGAAGATCATCGCCGAGCTGCAAGGCACCCTCAACCTGGAGGCCGGCGGCGAATTCGCCCGCACCATGTATCGGCTCTACGATTATTACGACCGCCGCCTGCTGGAGGCCAATCTCAAGAAGGAGTCGGCCCCGATCGCCGAGGTCGAGCGCCTCCTTGGTGAGGTCCGCAATGCCTGGTCGGAAATGCTCCGCCAGCAGGAAGGCACCGCCCCGCAGGCCGCCCTGCACCACGTGGCCTGA
- a CDS encoding flagellin, producing MSVVINTNYAATVAANNLSASNANLQKSLNRLSSGSKIVNPSDDAGGLAVSMKLSAAAKRSGAAASNIGNSVSFLQSQDGVLKVTGKVLDRMSELKTLYSDPTKNSDDLANYDSEFTALQDELESLTGETFNSVALFGSGDLTVNVSEDGGQSVTIAGRDLSSSSGGVGALTDSGVASLADIALSDITDAIQSVATFRAENGAEQSRLGFASEVLSINKANLEAANSRITDVDVASESTQLARWNILVQSGTAMLAQANQSAQVALRLIG from the coding sequence ATGTCAGTCGTGATTAATACCAACTACGCGGCCACGGTTGCTGCTAACAACCTGTCCGCTTCGAACGCGAACCTGCAGAAGAGCCTCAACCGGCTCTCGAGCGGTTCGAAGATTGTGAATCCCTCCGATGACGCGGGTGGCCTCGCTGTCTCGATGAAGCTGTCTGCCGCGGCCAAGCGCTCCGGCGCCGCCGCCAGCAACATCGGCAACTCGGTCTCCTTCCTGCAGTCGCAGGACGGTGTGCTCAAGGTTACCGGCAAGGTCCTCGACCGCATGAGCGAGTTGAAGACCCTCTACAGCGATCCGACCAAGAACAGCGACGATCTCGCGAACTATGATTCCGAGTTCACCGCTCTTCAGGACGAGCTCGAGTCGCTGACCGGCGAGACGTTCAACAGCGTCGCGCTGTTCGGTTCCGGTGACCTCACGGTCAACGTGTCCGAGGATGGCGGCCAGTCCGTCACCATCGCCGGCCGCGACCTCTCCAGCTCGTCTGGAGGCGTCGGCGCCCTGACCGACTCGGGCGTCGCTTCGCTCGCCGACATCGCCCTGAGCGACATCACCGATGCGATCCAGAGCGTCGCGACGTTCCGCGCCGAAAACGGCGCCGAGCAGAGCCGCCTGGGCTTCGCCTCCGAGGTCCTCTCGATCAACAAGGCCAACCTCGAGGCCGCCAACTCCCGCATCACCGATGTGGACGTGGCGTCCGAGAGCACCCAGCTCGCCCGCTGGAACATCCTGGTTCAGTCCGGCACCGCCATGCTGGCCCAGGCCAACCAGAGCGCGCAGGTCGCCCTCCGCCTCATCGGCTAA
- a CDS encoding Gfo/Idh/MocA family protein: protein MLTGNSPSPWRTLIVGLGRIGQGYDYDLPASEHVFTHARAFSQDSQFRLVGGVDPDAGARQRFTTRYGAPAYASVAEAAVSSPDLVVVATPTEHHLSTVETVLDHCRPVALVCEKPLAYTLEEATRLLELCRAHACAVHVNYMRRTDPTTAELRARLRNGRIASPLKGVVWYSKGLYNSASHFVNLLEDLLGAEPELQQCTEGRITPTGDPEPDFTLRFAHGTVSFHALRAEDYFHNSMEWFAPNGRLRYERAGANAEWFATAPEQPGGLAVAAERLPGDFAHIQAHFTRALALALAGRPSPVCSGDQALATLRLLAQLQPFPNPVCT from the coding sequence ATGCTGACAGGCAACAGTCCATCTCCCTGGCGCACGCTGATCGTCGGTCTCGGCCGGATCGGCCAAGGCTACGATTACGACCTTCCGGCGAGCGAACACGTCTTCACCCACGCCCGCGCCTTCAGCCAGGATTCGCAATTCCGGCTGGTCGGCGGGGTGGATCCTGATGCCGGAGCGCGCCAGCGTTTCACGACCCGCTACGGTGCTCCGGCCTACGCCAGTGTCGCCGAAGCCGCCGTCAGTTCACCCGATCTGGTCGTCGTGGCCACGCCGACGGAGCACCACCTTTCCACGGTCGAAACCGTGCTGGATCACTGCCGACCCGTCGCCCTCGTATGCGAGAAGCCGCTCGCCTACACTCTCGAGGAAGCGACACGCCTGCTGGAGCTGTGCCGCGCCCACGCCTGCGCGGTGCATGTGAACTACATGCGGCGTACCGACCCGACCACCGCCGAGCTGCGCGCCCGCCTGCGCAACGGCCGCATCGCCTCCCCGCTCAAGGGCGTCGTCTGGTATTCCAAGGGGCTCTACAACAGCGCCTCCCATTTCGTGAACCTGCTCGAAGACCTGCTCGGAGCCGAACCCGAACTCCAGCAATGCACGGAGGGTCGAATCACCCCGACCGGTGATCCCGAGCCCGACTTCACGCTGCGTTTTGCCCACGGCACCGTTTCCTTCCACGCGCTCCGCGCCGAGGACTATTTCCACAACAGCATGGAGTGGTTCGCACCGAACGGTCGCCTTCGCTACGAACGGGCGGGTGCCAACGCCGAGTGGTTCGCCACCGCACCGGAGCAGCCCGGCGGTCTCGCGGTCGCCGCCGAGCGTCTGCCCGGGGACTTCGCCCACATCCAGGCGCATTTCACCCGGGCCCTCGCGCTCGCCCTGGCCGGCCGGCCGTCGCCGGTCTGCTCCGGCGACCAAGCCCTCGCCACCCTGCGCCTGCTGGCGCAACTCCAACCCTTTCCCAACCCCGTCTGCACATGA